The following proteins come from a genomic window of Pseudomonas hygromyciniae:
- a CDS encoding YchJ family protein — translation MSTSICPCGSGNLLDACCGHYHTGHPAPCATALMRSRYSAYVLGLVDYLVATTLPAQQSGLDRDAIGAWSAQSTWLGLEVESSEVFGGQPEHAFVTFTARWHDSTGEHSHREQSSFVQNDGHWYFIDPTVSVKAGRNDACLCGSGQKFKKCCSSYLKQNGSV, via the coding sequence ATGAGTACATCCATTTGCCCTTGCGGCAGCGGCAACCTGCTGGATGCCTGTTGCGGCCATTACCACACCGGCCACCCCGCGCCCTGTGCCACTGCGTTGATGCGCTCACGCTACAGTGCCTATGTGCTGGGGCTGGTGGATTATCTGGTGGCGACCACGCTACCGGCACAACAGAGCGGCCTGGACCGTGACGCCATCGGGGCCTGGAGCGCGCAGAGCACTTGGTTGGGCCTGGAGGTGGAAAGTTCCGAGGTGTTTGGTGGGCAGCCGGAACATGCCTTCGTCACCTTTACCGCACGCTGGCATGACAGCACTGGCGAACATAGCCACCGGGAACAGTCGTCTTTCGTACAGAACGATGGGCACTGGTACTTTATTGATCCTACGGTGTCGGTGAAGGCTGGGCGCAATGATGCCTGCCTGTGTGGCAGTGGGCAGAAGTTCAAGAAGTGCTGTTCCAGCTATTTGAAACAAAACGGCTCAGTGTAG
- a CDS encoding DUF6231 family protein, with the protein MTAGNSSRTPQQSLAALLDRQAPKRLLVLGAGQFPALDAFKQAHPDTVVCVAGPGPLPAELAAQRFDLALVVDCLEHLSKRAGLELLGGVRNLNASRIAVLADLAACGWKDTDFFSLALQTSEQFRRDDQVLTLFTYDLLEYKQVPDWLNARFWANPENFGKYWW; encoded by the coding sequence ATGACCGCCGGTAATTCTTCCCGTACGCCGCAGCAATCGCTCGCCGCCCTGCTTGATCGCCAAGCGCCCAAACGCCTGCTGGTATTGGGTGCCGGGCAGTTCCCGGCGCTGGATGCGTTCAAGCAGGCCCACCCTGACACCGTAGTCTGCGTCGCAGGGCCTGGACCATTGCCTGCCGAACTGGCCGCCCAGCGATTTGACCTGGCCCTGGTGGTCGACTGCCTGGAGCACCTGTCAAAACGTGCAGGGTTGGAGCTACTGGGCGGCGTGCGCAACCTCAACGCCAGCCGCATCGCCGTCCTCGCCGACCTGGCGGCCTGCGGCTGGAAAGACACCGACTTTTTCTCCTTGGCCCTGCAGACTAGCGAACAATTTCGCCGCGACGATCAGGTACTGACGCTGTTTACCTACGATCTGCTTGAATACAAACAGGTCCCGGACTGGCTGAACGCCCGGTTCTGGGCCAACCCGGAAAACTTCGGAAAGTATTGGTGGTAA
- a CDS encoding OmpA family protein: MSIMRTALPLVLLTGVLTGCAGLQKTDWPTCAALGGVTGAALGATESSSWAGGGALLIGGMAGAYCWVHGDGDEDGDGVPDSRDQCPGTPKGVQVDANGCPPVPEAVVVEEVVVVKEETIVIRDVHFEFDSARLTAADKTKLDTVAARLKQEAPSAQLRVSGHTDSVGKDAYNQKLSEKRAHSVTDYLVSSGVPRSNFVSVTGAGETHPVADNKTADGRALNRRVEIQINR; encoded by the coding sequence ATGAGCATCATGCGGACAGCTCTACCCTTGGTTCTGCTAACCGGAGTATTGACAGGTTGCGCAGGCTTGCAAAAAACCGATTGGCCCACCTGCGCAGCCCTCGGCGGCGTAACCGGTGCGGCGCTAGGCGCCACCGAAAGCTCTTCATGGGCCGGCGGCGGCGCCTTGTTGATCGGCGGCATGGCCGGCGCTTATTGCTGGGTCCATGGCGACGGCGATGAGGACGGCGACGGCGTGCCCGACAGCCGCGACCAATGCCCGGGCACCCCCAAAGGCGTGCAGGTCGATGCCAATGGCTGCCCGCCAGTACCCGAGGCGGTAGTCGTCGAAGAAGTGGTGGTGGTCAAGGAAGAGACCATCGTGATTCGTGACGTGCACTTCGAGTTCGACTCGGCCCGGCTGACGGCGGCCGATAAAACCAAGCTCGACACCGTCGCCGCACGCCTGAAACAGGAGGCGCCGAGTGCCCAGTTGCGGGTCAGCGGGCATACCGACAGCGTCGGCAAAGATGCCTACAACCAGAAACTCTCGGAAAAACGCGCCCATTCGGTGACCGACTACCTGGTCAGCTCCGGCGTGCCGCGCAGCAACTTTGTGTCGGTGACGGGGGCCGGTGAAACCCATCCGGTGGCCGACAACAAAACCGCCGACGGGCGAGCGCTGAACCGCCGCGTGGAAATCCAGATCAACCGCTAG
- a CDS encoding DUF1145 domain-containing protein yields the protein MKLLLRLGKLLALLFWGVVLINLFKPLTNPFHLLVNLVGILLLLTHLLELVLFNASVKHRAHPWRDRLLILLLGMFHIKSLPAPTADQDNKDGNHA from the coding sequence ATGAAGCTGTTGTTGCGATTGGGGAAGTTGCTGGCGTTGCTGTTCTGGGGCGTTGTGCTGATCAATCTGTTCAAACCGCTGACCAATCCATTTCATCTATTGGTCAACCTGGTCGGCATCCTATTGTTGCTGACCCACCTTCTGGAGTTGGTGCTATTCAACGCCAGCGTCAAACATCGTGCCCACCCTTGGCGTGACCGCCTGCTGATCCTGCTGCTGGGCATGTTCCATATAAAGAGCCTGCCTGCGCCTACGGCTGATCAAGACAATAAGGATGGCAATCATGCGTAA
- a CDS encoding collagen-like protein, giving the protein MRKVILLALLVSPVALAESVSVETNSLLRLPNSTSVLQLERLDVADYGTLLIPANITQVTVDELHLGREARIAIVPSASALQLQVRHAQLEHGSQITSRGAPGTHEKPAKPGRDLTLRINALNAQLLSVDARGGTGAQGYSGLDGANGEDPGCTWGSAGRGANGDNGGDGLPGAAGAAVRIELPQDYPSEQIKVWVDGGAGGLPGVAGKPGKGGQSRGCLVYRADGGEKGRPGLEGQAGPSGPAGTVTIQRL; this is encoded by the coding sequence ATGCGTAAGGTTATTCTCCTGGCCCTGCTGGTCAGCCCCGTTGCCCTGGCCGAAAGCGTCAGTGTCGAGACCAACTCGTTGCTGCGCTTGCCCAACAGCACCAGCGTGCTGCAGTTGGAACGCCTGGACGTGGCCGACTATGGCACCTTGTTGATTCCGGCAAATATCACCCAGGTCACCGTCGACGAACTGCACCTGGGCCGCGAAGCGCGGATCGCCATTGTGCCGAGCGCCTCGGCCCTGCAATTGCAGGTACGGCATGCGCAGTTGGAGCATGGCAGCCAGATCACCTCCCGGGGGGCGCCCGGCACCCATGAAAAGCCGGCCAAGCCGGGGCGTGACCTGACGTTGCGGATCAATGCATTGAATGCGCAGCTATTGTCTGTCGATGCCCGGGGTGGCACCGGCGCCCAAGGTTATAGCGGCCTGGACGGCGCCAATGGCGAAGACCCAGGGTGCACGTGGGGTTCGGCTGGGCGCGGCGCCAATGGCGACAACGGTGGCGATGGGCTGCCGGGGGCCGCGGGGGCGGCAGTGCGTATCGAATTGCCGCAGGATTATCCGAGTGAGCAGATTAAGGTCTGGGTCGACGGCGGTGCAGGCGGCTTGCCGGGTGTTGCCGGCAAACCGGGCAAGGGCGGGCAGTCCAGGGGGTGCCTGGTGTACCGCGCCGATGGCGGCGAGAAAGGCCGTCCCGGTCTGGAAGGGCAGGCTGGGCCTTCCGGACCTGCCGGTACGGTGACCATCCAACGGCTTTGA
- a CDS encoding CopD family protein, with product MTVFSLAYTLHVLAALVWVGGMFFAWMILRPAAVAALEGPARLKLWMNVFPRFFVWVWVAVLILPISGVGLLQLRFSGFETAPRYVQVMMGLYVVMTALFIRIQALQLPELRTAVAAEDWATGAQVLGKIRKLVGINLIVGLVVVAVASARPMF from the coding sequence ATGACCGTCTTTAGCCTTGCCTACACCCTGCATGTATTGGCCGCCCTGGTATGGGTCGGCGGTATGTTTTTCGCCTGGATGATCCTGCGCCCGGCCGCTGTGGCGGCGCTTGAGGGGCCGGCGCGGCTGAAACTGTGGATGAATGTGTTTCCACGTTTTTTCGTGTGGGTCTGGGTGGCGGTGCTGATCTTGCCGATCAGTGGCGTCGGCCTATTGCAACTGCGCTTCAGCGGGTTTGAGACCGCACCGCGTTATGTGCAGGTGATGATGGGGTTGTATGTGGTGATGACGGCGCTGTTTATCCGCATCCAGGCGTTGCAACTGCCTGAACTGCGTACGGCAGTGGCAGCCGAGGACTGGGCGACTGGCGCGCAGGTGTTGGGAAAAATCCGAAAGTTGGTAGGAATCAATCTGATTGTGGGGTTGGTAGTGGTGGCGGTTGCCTCGGCTCGGCCGATGTTCTGA
- the dinG gene encoding ATP-dependent DNA helicase DinG gives MISTELKTTIQGAYSRFLEAKSLKPRYGQRLMIAEVAKVLGDIDTDDEGRRSGDPAVVAVEAGTGTGKTVAYSLAAIPTAKAAGKRLVIATATVALQEQIVYKDLPDLMRNSGLSFTFALAKGRGRYMCLSKLDVLLQEGHAQTATASLFEEEGFKIEVDEASQKLFTSMIEKLAGNKWDGDRDSWPNALEDADWARLTTDHSQCTNRHCPNFGQCAFYKAREGMGKVDVIVTNHDMVLADLALGGGAVLPDPRDTLYVFDEGHHLPDKAIGHFAHYTRLRSTADWLETTAKNLTKLLAQHPLPGDLGKLIEQVPELAREIKTQQQFMFSACEQVADFKPGEDVEGRERPRHRFVGGLIPEHMREMGVELKKGFSRLTDLFTRLTDLLKEGMDGEVNIGIASNQAEEWYPLFGSLLSRAQGNWELWTAFTVEDPEDNPPMARWLTLSESGALFDIEVNASPILAAEMLRRNLWNVAYGALVTSATLTALGTFERFRMRAGLPKKAVTAVVPSPFHHADAGVLRVPDLKADPRDAPAHTAAIIRDLPSLVEGSKGTLVLFSSRKQMQDVFDGLDRDWRKQVFIQGNLSKQETLNKHKARVDGGDSSVLFGLASFAEGVDLPGAYCEHVVIAKIPFSVPDDPVEAALAEWIEARGGNPFMEISVPDASLKLVQACGRLLRTEEDRGTITLLDRRLVTQRYGKAILNALPPFRREIS, from the coding sequence ATGATCAGCACTGAACTCAAAACCACGATCCAGGGCGCCTATTCGCGTTTTCTCGAAGCCAAGAGCTTGAAACCGCGTTACGGCCAGCGCCTGATGATCGCCGAAGTGGCCAAGGTCCTCGGGGATATCGACACCGACGACGAAGGCCGGCGCAGTGGCGACCCCGCGGTCGTGGCCGTCGAGGCCGGCACCGGTACCGGCAAGACCGTAGCCTACAGCCTGGCGGCGATTCCTACTGCCAAGGCGGCCGGCAAGCGCCTGGTGATTGCCACCGCCACCGTCGCCCTGCAAGAACAGATCGTCTACAAAGACCTGCCGGACCTGATGCGCAATAGCGGCCTGAGCTTCACCTTTGCCCTGGCCAAGGGTCGTGGCCGCTATATGTGCCTGTCCAAGCTGGACGTGCTGCTTCAGGAAGGCCACGCGCAAACCGCCACGGCCTCGCTGTTCGAAGAAGAAGGCTTCAAGATCGAAGTCGATGAGGCCAGCCAGAAGCTGTTTACCAGCATGATCGAGAAGCTGGCCGGCAATAAGTGGGATGGTGACCGCGACAGTTGGCCCAATGCCCTGGAAGACGCCGACTGGGCGCGCCTGACCACCGATCATAGCCAGTGCACCAACCGTCATTGTCCCAACTTCGGCCAGTGCGCCTTCTACAAGGCCCGCGAAGGCATGGGCAAGGTTGATGTGATTGTCACCAACCACGACATGGTCCTCGCCGACCTGGCCCTGGGCGGCGGTGCCGTGCTGCCCGACCCGCGTGACACGCTGTACGTGTTCGACGAGGGCCACCACTTGCCGGACAAGGCCATCGGCCACTTCGCCCACTACACACGCCTGCGCTCCACTGCCGACTGGCTGGAAACCACCGCCAAGAACCTCACCAAGCTGCTGGCCCAGCATCCGCTGCCCGGCGACCTGGGCAAGCTGATCGAGCAGGTGCCGGAGTTGGCGCGGGAGATCAAGACCCAGCAACAGTTCATGTTCAGCGCCTGTGAGCAAGTGGCGGATTTCAAGCCCGGCGAAGACGTCGAAGGACGCGAACGGCCACGCCATCGCTTTGTCGGCGGGCTGATCCCCGAGCATATGCGCGAGATGGGCGTCGAGTTGAAGAAGGGTTTTTCACGCCTGACCGACCTGTTCACCCGCCTCACCGACCTGCTCAAGGAAGGCATGGACGGCGAGGTTAATATCGGCATCGCCAGCAACCAGGCCGAAGAGTGGTACCCGCTGTTTGGCAGCCTGCTGTCCAGGGCCCAGGGCAACTGGGAGTTGTGGACCGCCTTCACCGTCGAAGATCCGGAAGACAATCCGCCCATGGCTCGCTGGCTGACGCTGTCGGAAAGCGGCGCGTTGTTCGATATCGAAGTCAATGCCAGCCCGATCCTCGCGGCGGAGATGCTGCGGCGCAACCTTTGGAACGTGGCCTACGGCGCCCTGGTGACCTCGGCCACCCTGACCGCCCTGGGTACTTTCGAGCGCTTTCGCATGCGTGCCGGCCTGCCGAAAAAAGCGGTCACTGCCGTGGTGCCCAGCCCGTTCCATCACGCCGACGCCGGCGTGCTGCGGGTGCCGGACCTCAAGGCCGACCCGCGGGATGCGCCGGCCCACACCGCGGCAATCATTCGCGACCTGCCGTCCCTGGTGGAGGGTTCCAAGGGCACGTTGGTACTGTTCTCGTCACGTAAACAGATGCAGGACGTATTCGACGGCCTCGACCGCGATTGGCGCAAGCAGGTGTTTATCCAGGGCAACCTGTCAAAACAGGAGACTCTGAACAAGCACAAGGCGCGGGTCGATGGCGGGGATTCCAGCGTACTGTTCGGCCTGGCGAGCTTTGCCGAAGGTGTGGACTTGCCCGGTGCCTACTGCGAGCACGTGGTGATCGCGAAGATCCCGTTCTCCGTACCGGACGATCCGGTCGAGGCCGCGCTGGCCGAATGGATCGAAGCCCGGGGCGGCAATCCGTTCATGGAGATCTCGGTACCGGATGCCTCGTTGAAGCTGGTCCAGGCCTGTGGCCGCTTGCTGCGTACTGAAGAGGACCGGGGCACCATCACCTTGCTCGACCGCCGTTTGGTCACCCAACGCTATGGCAAGGCTATCCTTAATGCCTTGCCGCCTTTCAGGCGCGAAATTTCCTAA
- a CDS encoding beta-galactosidase, whose product MIRTLPALFALLFATPLLAAPAGQQTLFNFVRPADVVKVATQDASLPQYNAEQTPEGEVLRRITFNPAAEPSLVLSPQSGVWDWSQSSAMSLRIQSAMDWALTLYVKVQSSDGRTLVSRIDLPAGPAQTLLVPLQANSPLSQGMKAGPPMPITVEGQRVMLAGSAGEIDRSQVVSVTLSMIKPAAPQSILLERFGVQDSEPVLKAAYSELVDAYGQSNRARWPEKVSSDEQLKAAAAKEQQQLKGWLAERDKSALDKFGGSTKGPAFEASGFFRTEKRDGRWYLVTPLGHPFYSLGVNTVSPDNSQTYVAGREWMFGALPKAGEPFDKYYGSGDNRGGNGADVGRGFNVGRWYDFYGANLQRTYGQACDPAAEAQPCTAQGFDQARWTGHTLDRLQAWGFNTIGNWSAPQLGDARRVPYTLPLSIIGDYTSISTGIDWWGGMPDPFDPRFAMATERAVAIATRDHRDDPWLIGFFADNELAWAGPGDDAKSRYALAYGTLRMTTDVPAKRAFLKQLRDKYRNEAGLSKAWGIQLAGWELMEDPGFEPPVPNAEHPEIEADFQYFQKTFADAYFKTISDALKWHAPNQLLLGGRYAVSTPEAVASCAQYCDVLSFNMYTLKPQDGYDFAALRALDKPVLITEFNFGSADRGPFWGGVTQLAREEARAPAYAAFLKQAMGEPSIVGVHWFQYLDQPVTGRLLDGENGHFGLVGITDVPFQGFVDSVRKSNLTTIQQLGAEAEKAKVAHAATGSQTQ is encoded by the coding sequence ATGATCCGCACGCTGCCTGCTCTTTTTGCCCTATTGTTTGCCACGCCATTGCTGGCCGCGCCGGCTGGGCAACAGACGCTGTTCAACTTTGTCCGGCCGGCCGATGTGGTCAAGGTGGCGACCCAGGACGCCAGCCTGCCGCAGTACAACGCCGAACAGACCCCGGAAGGCGAGGTGCTGCGCCGCATCACCTTTAACCCGGCAGCGGAGCCGAGCCTGGTGCTCAGCCCGCAGAGTGGGGTGTGGGACTGGTCGCAATCGAGTGCCATGAGCCTGCGCATCCAGAGTGCGATGGACTGGGCGCTGACGTTGTACGTCAAGGTGCAGAGCAGCGACGGCAGGACCCTGGTCAGCCGTATCGATTTGCCGGCGGGGCCTGCGCAAACCCTGCTGGTGCCCCTGCAAGCCAACTCGCCCTTGAGCCAGGGCATGAAGGCCGGGCCGCCGATGCCGATCACCGTGGAGGGGCAGCGCGTGATGTTGGCCGGTAGCGCTGGCGAAATCGATCGTAGCCAGGTGGTCTCGGTTACTCTGTCAATGATCAAGCCGGCTGCGCCGCAAAGCATTCTGCTGGAGCGCTTTGGCGTGCAGGACAGCGAGCCGGTGCTCAAGGCCGCCTACAGTGAACTGGTGGACGCCTATGGGCAGTCCAACCGTGCGCGCTGGCCAGAAAAAGTCAGCAGCGACGAGCAATTGAAAGCCGCTGCCGCCAAGGAACAACAACAACTCAAGGGCTGGCTCGCAGAGCGTGACAAGAGCGCCCTGGACAAGTTTGGCGGCAGCACCAAGGGCCCGGCCTTTGAGGCCAGCGGCTTCTTCCGCACCGAAAAACGCGACGGGCGCTGGTACCTGGTGACACCGCTTGGGCATCCGTTCTACTCGCTGGGTGTCAACACGGTGAGCCCGGATAACAGCCAGACTTATGTCGCGGGGCGCGAATGGATGTTTGGCGCACTGCCCAAGGCGGGCGAGCCCTTCGACAAGTATTACGGCAGCGGCGACAACCGTGGCGGCAATGGCGCCGATGTAGGGCGCGGCTTCAATGTAGGGCGCTGGTACGACTTCTACGGTGCCAACCTGCAGCGCACCTACGGCCAGGCGTGTGACCCGGCAGCAGAGGCGCAGCCCTGCACGGCCCAAGGTTTTGACCAGGCCCGCTGGACCGGTCACACCCTGGATCGCCTGCAAGCCTGGGGCTTCAATACGATCGGCAACTGGAGCGCCCCGCAGTTGGGTGACGCCCGTCGCGTGCCTTACACCTTGCCTCTGTCGATCATTGGCGACTACACCAGTATCAGCACCGGCATCGACTGGTGGGGCGGCATGCCCGATCCCTTCGACCCGCGCTTTGCCATGGCCACTGAGCGGGCTGTGGCGATCGCCACCCGCGACCATCGCGACGACCCCTGGTTGATTGGCTTCTTTGCCGATAACGAACTGGCGTGGGCCGGCCCCGGCGATGATGCGAAATCCCGCTACGCCCTGGCCTACGGCACCCTGCGCATGACTACGGATGTCCCGGCCAAGCGTGCGTTCCTCAAGCAACTGCGCGACAAGTACCGCAACGAAGCTGGCCTTTCCAAAGCCTGGGGCATCCAACTGGCTGGCTGGGAGTTGATGGAAGATCCAGGCTTCGAGCCGCCGGTTCCCAATGCCGAGCATCCGGAAATCGAGGCTGATTTCCAGTACTTCCAGAAAACCTTCGCCGACGCCTACTTCAAGACCATCTCCGATGCGCTGAAGTGGCATGCGCCCAACCAGTTGCTGTTGGGTGGCCGCTATGCGGTCAGCACCCCGGAGGCCGTGGCGTCCTGCGCCCAGTATTGCGATGTGTTGAGCTTCAACATGTACACCCTCAAGCCCCAGGACGGCTACGACTTTGCGGCCCTGCGTGCACTGGACAAACCGGTGCTGATCACCGAGTTCAACTTCGGCTCCGCCGACCGTGGCCCGTTCTGGGGCGGTGTCACGCAATTGGCCCGTGAGGAGGCGCGGGCCCCGGCTTATGCGGCCTTCCTCAAGCAGGCCATGGGCGAACCGTCGATTGTCGGTGTGCACTGGTTCCAGTATCTCGACCAGCCAGTAACCGGGCGTTTGCTCGACGGTGAAAACGGCCATTTCGGCTTGGTGGGGATCACTGATGTGCCGTTCCAGGGCTTTGTCGATAGCGTGCGTAAAAGCAACCTGACGACGATCCAGCAATTGGGCGCAGAGGCCGAAAAAGCCAAGGTCGCCCATGCTGCAACGGGTTCCCAAACCCAGTAA
- a CDS encoding OmpA family protein encodes MLSNKSLALALCLTITGCAQTPQNDASGEHWWSFGFDKSASKDVTAKADAKAADAKADLKADLKAATPAPAAAAAPVVAKAESDTKWWWPFESKPKPLNKVDVTNIPMPDPKITQAWLDDYEPRLRAAIKDSNLQLERRDNVLVVIAPVDGSYNPKRPAMLLPVTLGPFTRVAKAVEKDPKTAVLVLGHIDTVQNQPLTKERAQSIASIFSLSGLKQDRLMLRGMGDLMPRAANDSTQGRALNRRMEIMFTQRTTMLALLSKYNSPNPPKPELVAVQDVVAPAPVAKKAVAAKKAPAKKAAAKPAAKKAAAKPAAKKPVAAKAAAPAKKVAANDQAKN; translated from the coding sequence ATGTTATCGAACAAGTCCTTGGCACTGGCGCTCTGCCTCACTATTACTGGCTGTGCACAAACCCCACAAAATGATGCGTCTGGCGAGCATTGGTGGTCATTCGGGTTCGACAAGTCGGCGTCCAAGGACGTTACCGCCAAGGCCGATGCCAAAGCGGCTGACGCCAAGGCTGATCTCAAGGCCGATCTGAAGGCGGCAACGCCTGCTCCTGCTGCCGCTGCCGCTCCGGTAGTGGCCAAGGCTGAAAGCGACACCAAATGGTGGTGGCCTTTTGAAAGCAAGCCCAAACCCCTGAACAAAGTCGATGTGACCAACATCCCGATGCCAGACCCGAAAATTACTCAGGCCTGGCTGGATGACTACGAGCCGCGCCTGCGCGCTGCGATCAAGGACAGCAACCTGCAACTGGAACGTCGCGACAACGTGCTGGTGGTGATTGCCCCAGTCGATGGTTCGTACAACCCGAAGCGCCCGGCGATGTTGTTGCCGGTGACCCTGGGCCCGTTTACCCGTGTCGCCAAGGCCGTTGAAAAGGATCCGAAGACTGCCGTGCTGGTCCTGGGCCATATCGACACCGTGCAGAACCAGCCCTTGACCAAGGAGCGTGCCCAGTCCATCGCTTCGATCTTCAGCCTCAGTGGCTTGAAGCAGGACCGCCTGATGTTGCGTGGCATGGGTGACCTTATGCCCCGCGCCGCTAACGACAGCACCCAGGGTCGAGCCCTGAACCGTCGCATGGAAATCATGTTCACCCAACGCACAACCATGCTGGCACTGTTGAGCAAGTACAACTCGCCAAACCCGCCGAAGCCTGAACTGGTCGCGGTGCAGGACGTCGTTGCTCCAGCGCCGGTCGCCAAGAAAGCGGTTGCCGCCAAGAAAGCGCCAGCCAAGAAGGCCGCCGCCAAGCCAGCCGCGAAAAAAGCCGCCGCCAAGCCGGCTGCCAAAAAGCCAGTTGCCGCCAAGGCCGCAGCGCCAGCGAAAAAAGTCGCTGCAAACGACCAGGCGAAAAACTGA
- the pdxH gene encoding pyridoxamine 5'-phosphate oxidase produces MTQALADMRRDYTRDGLSEAQAPDEPFALFHQWFNDAVKTEQPPVEANAMTLATVDQEGRPHCRVLLLKGLDAQGFTFFTNYQSAKGQQMAARPFAAMTFFWPTLERQVRIEGRVIKVTPQESDAYYQVRPLGSRIGAWASPQSQVIRDRQQLQDLLTLTEQRFSETQPDCPEHWGGYRLLPERIEFWQGRASRLHDRLNYRLQGADWTRERLAP; encoded by the coding sequence ATGACCCAGGCACTGGCAGATATGCGCCGTGACTACACACGGGACGGTTTGAGCGAGGCCCAGGCCCCGGACGAACCGTTTGCGTTGTTCCACCAGTGGTTCAACGACGCGGTCAAGACCGAGCAACCGCCGGTTGAGGCGAACGCCATGACCTTGGCGACCGTGGACCAGGAGGGCCGGCCTCACTGCCGCGTCCTGCTGCTCAAGGGGCTGGATGCCCAGGGCTTTACCTTCTTCACCAACTACCAGAGCGCCAAGGGCCAGCAAATGGCAGCTCGCCCGTTTGCTGCCATGACCTTCTTCTGGCCGACCCTGGAGCGCCAGGTGCGCATCGAGGGGCGGGTGATCAAGGTCACGCCCCAGGAGTCGGACGCCTACTATCAGGTGCGCCCACTGGGTAGCCGTATCGGCGCTTGGGCTTCCCCGCAAAGCCAGGTGATCCGTGATCGCCAGCAATTGCAGGACCTGCTCACGCTGACCGAGCAGCGTTTCAGCGAGACCCAGCCGGATTGCCCGGAACACTGGGGTGGTTATCGCCTGCTGCCGGAGCGCATCGAGTTCTGGCAGGGCCGGGCGAGCCGTTTACATGATCGCTTGAACTATCGTTTGCAGGGTGCCGACTGGACCCGCGAGCGATTGGCACCCTAA
- a CDS encoding glycine zipper 2TM domain-containing protein, with protein MRKSVLLVACFTTMSLLLGGCASSLTGDSYSRDEARRVQSVRMGTIESLRPVKIEGTKTPIGGAAGAVIGGVGGSAIGGGRGSIVTAVIGAVAGGLLGSATEEGLTRTQGVEITVREDDGSMRAYVQAVQENEIFRIGDRVRIMTVDGTSRVTR; from the coding sequence ATGCGTAAGTCTGTTCTGCTGGTTGCCTGCTTCACCACCATGTCGTTGCTGCTGGGTGGCTGCGCCTCCAGTCTGACCGGCGACTCGTATTCCCGTGACGAAGCCCGTCGTGTGCAAAGCGTGCGCATGGGCACCATTGAATCCCTGCGTCCGGTCAAGATCGAAGGCACCAAGACCCCAATCGGCGGCGCAGCAGGCGCAGTCATTGGTGGTGTTGGTGGTAGCGCCATCGGTGGCGGTCGCGGCAGCATCGTGACCGCTGTTATCGGTGCCGTGGCGGGCGGCCTGCTGGGCTCGGCCACCGAAGAAGGCCTGACCCGCACCCAGGGCGTGGAAATCACCGTACGCGAAGACGACGGCAGCATGCGCGCCTACGTCCAGGCCGTGCAGGAAAACGAGATCTTCCGCATCGGCGACCGCGTGCGCATCATGACCGTAGACGGGACCAGCCGCGTTACCCGCTAA
- a CDS encoding pyocin S6 family toxin immunity protein, with the protein MFYLSITGFFPDDKQDESLQYQFDIEGDQLNQDVAQLTESKPLEELQPGELELTKIQVAQLSTLLKINLRNDLEYFIGLRSRP; encoded by the coding sequence ATGTTTTATTTATCAATTACCGGTTTTTTTCCTGACGATAAACAGGACGAATCATTGCAATACCAATTCGACATAGAAGGGGATCAGCTTAATCAAGACGTCGCCCAACTCACCGAATCAAAACCCCTTGAGGAGTTGCAACCCGGTGAGTTGGAACTCACCAAAATCCAGGTCGCACAGCTCTCCACGCTGCTGAAGATTAATCTGAGAAACGACTTGGAGTACTTCATCGGCCTACGAAGCCGGCCATGA
- a CDS encoding DUF7683 domain-containing protein: MRYLIEAFDKVTELQAFVIELPPGSEEKLKTIMQWSNEQYGWEGYNLTPTQLTAIESLAGRAIETPVHFFQLTCSI; the protein is encoded by the coding sequence ATGAGATATCTGATTGAAGCCTTCGATAAGGTTACTGAGCTCCAGGCTTTTGTAATCGAGCTACCTCCTGGGAGTGAGGAAAAGTTGAAAACCATAATGCAATGGTCCAACGAGCAGTATGGCTGGGAGGGTTACAACCTTACTCCCACCCAACTGACAGCTATCGAATCTTTGGCAGGCAGGGCAATAGAGACCCCCGTTCATTTTTTCCAACTCACCTGCAGTATCTGA